In one window of Psychrobacter sp. P2G3 DNA:
- the hutI gene encoding imidazolonepropionase, translated as MTNTTNGTDQMPINNSTLTSFDNIIINANLATFSEQYGFDIYNDNQEKNTPYGQLENTAIGIKDGKIAWVGTHEQIKPHLTHYKSDQIKDVEGNWVTPGLIDCHTHIVYGGNRSNEFEARLQGASYQDIAAQGGGIVSTVSSTRAANEEELFAQSEKRLLALIKEGVTSIEIKSGYGLDLDTERKMLKVARALGDKHNIHVSTTYLAAHALPPEYKDCADEYIEQVCQWLPILHSEGLVDAVDGFCENIAFTAEQIKRVFEVARSLGLPVKLHSEQLSNIGASALVAEYQGLSSDHLEHLVEDDIKKMAASNTVAVLLPGAFYTLRDTKLPPIEELRKHQVPIAVSTDCNPGTSPLTSLLLAMNMGCTLFYLTTEEVLAGATVHAAQALGLANKGKIEVGYDADLALWDIARPADLAYQMGLNPIAGVMVQGKWRETV; from the coding sequence ATGACTAATACAACAAACGGTACAGACCAAATGCCTATAAACAACTCCACTTTGACATCATTTGACAACATTATTATCAATGCCAATCTCGCCACCTTTTCAGAGCAATACGGGTTTGATATTTATAATGACAACCAAGAAAAAAACACTCCTTACGGTCAGTTAGAAAACACTGCTATCGGTATCAAAGACGGCAAAATTGCATGGGTTGGTACGCATGAGCAAATAAAGCCGCATCTTACTCATTATAAAAGCGATCAAATCAAAGACGTTGAGGGTAACTGGGTCACGCCTGGACTCATCGATTGTCATACCCATATCGTTTATGGCGGTAACCGCAGCAACGAGTTCGAAGCGCGATTGCAAGGTGCCAGTTATCAAGATATCGCGGCACAAGGTGGCGGCATTGTCTCAACAGTTAGCTCTACCCGCGCGGCTAATGAGGAAGAATTGTTTGCGCAAAGTGAAAAACGCCTGCTCGCGCTCATCAAAGAAGGCGTGACCAGTATTGAAATCAAATCTGGCTATGGGCTGGACTTAGACACTGAGCGCAAAATGCTAAAAGTCGCTCGCGCGCTCGGCGACAAACACAACATTCATGTCAGCACCACTTATCTGGCTGCCCATGCGCTACCTCCGGAGTATAAAGACTGTGCGGATGAGTATATTGAGCAAGTTTGTCAGTGGTTGCCAATCTTGCATAGCGAGGGTTTGGTCGATGCGGTCGATGGCTTCTGCGAAAACATCGCCTTTACTGCTGAGCAAATTAAGCGCGTCTTTGAAGTTGCTCGTTCGTTAGGCTTGCCAGTTAAGTTGCATTCTGAGCAGCTCTCAAACATAGGCGCTAGTGCTTTGGTAGCAGAATACCAAGGACTATCAAGCGACCATCTTGAGCACTTAGTAGAAGACGATATTAAAAAAATGGCCGCAAGCAACACGGTAGCGGTGCTACTGCCGGGTGCTTTTTATACGCTACGTGATACCAAACTGCCACCGATTGAAGAATTGCGTAAACACCAAGTTCCGATTGCCGTTTCAACAGATTGTAACCCCGGTACTTCGCCACTCACCTCGCTGTTATTAGCGATGAATATGGGCTGTACATTATTTTATCTCACTACTGAAGAAGTATTGGCAGGAGCGACCGTTCATGCGGCACAAGCGTTAGGTCTAGCCAACAAAGGCAAAATAGAAGTGGGTTACGATGCAGATTTGGCATTATGGGATATCGCTCGCCCTGCTGACCTTGCTTATCAAATGGGGCTAAATCCTATCGCAGGTGTTATGGTTCAAGGTAAATGGCGCGAGACGGTATAG
- a CDS encoding PepSY domain-containing protein, with product MSNIIKKLQLTTLGACLTLALSAGVVSTAVSAANHTDEVSAAQTAKISLKQAITTASKEASGTLISAEFDENDSDAEGDGGVYELEFSTNTTGYEIKVDAITGKVVKSETENLDKDDVDSYEVQQQAKIKIMDAINTAEKQTSGRVLEIEFENDNDYADHQTYYEVKVLKADQIVELNIDAETGTVFENSIEDIDAVPDMTAVEL from the coding sequence ATGAGTAATATTATTAAAAAATTGCAACTGACTACATTGGGCGCTTGTCTAACTTTAGCATTGAGCGCAGGTGTAGTGAGTACAGCTGTTAGTGCTGCTAATCATACTGACGAAGTGAGTGCTGCTCAAACAGCGAAAATTAGCCTAAAGCAGGCGATTACTACGGCGAGCAAAGAAGCTTCCGGTACTTTAATCAGCGCAGAGTTTGATGAAAATGACAGCGATGCTGAGGGTGATGGCGGTGTCTATGAGCTGGAATTCAGTACTAATACCACTGGTTATGAAATCAAAGTTGATGCTATAACTGGCAAAGTCGTAAAGTCTGAAACCGAAAATTTAGATAAAGATGATGTCGATAGTTATGAAGTTCAGCAGCAAGCAAAAATCAAGATTATGGATGCTATCAATACTGCGGAAAAACAAACCAGTGGTCGTGTCTTAGAAATTGAATTCGAAAATGATAATGATTATGCTGATCATCAGACCTACTACGAAGTTAAAGTACTAAAGGCTGATCAAATTGTTGAACTAAATATCGATGCCGAAACAGGTACTGTATTTGAAAATTCAATCGAAGATATAGACGCTGTGCCAGATATGACCGCAGTAGAGTTATAA
- a CDS encoding glycosyltransferase family 2 protein, which translates to MTTITKAQDAIHATTPVSVPLSVITTCYGRNRHLYNLLSSLSQGSVKPAEIIIVNDDAEHERLAEYDLNIIKIATTTATEDGLASSASFDIGRNRNLGAARATYDAMVFLDVDCIVAPTFIEQLHYKLQAHSKALLMGQPRYLMRPLTDDEGSQLQQGKLAADYLDKLSVFNPYRDNFDLQHQDKSIKQTQDYGAFWSLCFAIMRRQFEKIGGFDTDYVGYGAEDTDFAFMARALNIDFYLTDDVIYHQQHSVYRPPLNHLDSIVINANRFYEKWQHWPMSVWLAEFAQLQLINWQDTQTVPIAINRQPSEVEIRAAHYPDAPYV; encoded by the coding sequence ATGACAACGATAACCAAAGCGCAAGACGCCATTCATGCCACTACTCCCGTTAGCGTGCCTTTAAGCGTCATTACTACCTGCTATGGACGCAATCGACACCTCTACAATCTACTCAGTAGTTTGTCGCAGGGTAGTGTCAAACCAGCAGAAATTATTATCGTTAATGACGATGCTGAGCATGAACGTCTAGCAGAGTACGATTTAAATATTATTAAGATAGCAACGACTACAGCGACTGAGGATGGATTAGCAAGTAGCGCATCATTTGATATTGGTCGTAACCGTAACCTTGGAGCCGCGCGCGCCACGTATGACGCCATGGTTTTCTTGGATGTAGATTGTATCGTCGCCCCAACCTTTATTGAGCAGCTACATTATAAACTCCAAGCACATTCCAAAGCCTTACTGATGGGTCAACCGCGTTATCTGATGCGTCCTTTAACCGATGATGAGGGTAGTCAGCTACAACAAGGTAAATTAGCAGCCGATTATCTAGACAAGCTGTCCGTATTTAACCCTTATCGGGATAACTTTGATTTGCAGCATCAAGATAAGTCTATTAAACAGACGCAAGATTATGGTGCATTTTGGAGTCTTTGCTTTGCGATCATGCGCCGTCAATTTGAGAAAATTGGTGGCTTTGATACGGATTATGTCGGCTACGGCGCTGAAGATACGGATTTTGCTTTTATGGCGCGTGCGTTGAATATCGATTTTTACTTAACTGATGATGTGATTTACCATCAACAGCATAGTGTCTATAGACCGCCGCTTAATCATTTAGATAGTATCGTTATCAATGCCAATCGCTTTTATGAAAAATGGCAACATTGGCCGATGTCAGTATGGTTAGCAGAGTTTGCGCAGTTGCAATTGATTAACTGGCAAGATACGCAGACAGTACCGATTGCTATCAATCGACAGCCAAGTGAAGTCGAGATTAGAGCGGCTCATTATCCGGATGCGCCTTATGTTTAG
- a CDS encoding glycosyltransferase, with protein sequence MLSSPTVDIPSVTTYRSARVMDTPVLRIAIIAHSLYPIAQPYAGGLEMITELICDEMVAQGHEVLLFAHADSQTNATLVPFMTRTQFDALVYDNEHDSVGMSREELYQYLVYQQAMRDIISRDEQGMIDVVHNHSLHHIPMMMGQAFGARFFTTFHTPIFPQLRLALLTLRQGTQTQFTAISGHQQQLFDEFVPSHVVYNGIDVQSFDANTNPIEDEVYFWYGRICVEKGTHLAMEYCKAAGKRLIIAGPKSNEEYFDEYVAPLLEEDKNDGSLFNYVGHLSKDQINERLSQVTAMLFTSTWDEPYGLTLAESLACGTPVIGFNVGASAEIVTPDTGIIVPKMDKDAFIQAFDDIKSISRVACRLRAEQFCSVATMVDGYLRLYEQALESSDSANVSAQIQALSF encoded by the coding sequence ATGTTATCTAGCCCTACTGTCGATATACCAAGTGTTACTACTTACCGTAGTGCTAGAGTAATGGATACTCCAGTGTTGCGCATTGCCATTATTGCGCATTCTTTATATCCAATCGCGCAGCCATACGCCGGCGGTCTTGAGATGATTACCGAGCTTATCTGTGATGAAATGGTCGCTCAAGGGCATGAAGTGTTGCTCTTCGCGCACGCTGATAGTCAAACTAATGCGACACTCGTGCCCTTTATGACGCGTACGCAGTTTGATGCGTTGGTCTATGACAATGAGCATGATTCGGTAGGTATGAGCCGTGAGGAGCTGTATCAGTATTTGGTCTATCAGCAAGCCATGCGTGATATCATCAGCCGTGATGAGCAGGGCATGATCGATGTGGTGCACAATCATAGCTTGCATCATATACCGATGATGATGGGTCAGGCGTTTGGCGCACGCTTCTTTACCACCTTTCATACGCCGATTTTTCCGCAGTTGCGTTTGGCATTATTGACACTACGTCAAGGAACGCAAACTCAGTTCACCGCGATTAGTGGTCATCAGCAGCAGCTATTTGATGAGTTCGTGCCTTCTCATGTGGTCTATAACGGTATTGATGTGCAGTCATTTGATGCCAATACAAACCCAATTGAAGACGAGGTTTACTTTTGGTATGGGCGCATTTGTGTGGAGAAAGGTACACATCTAGCGATGGAGTATTGCAAAGCGGCAGGCAAGCGCCTCATTATTGCAGGGCCTAAGAGTAATGAGGAATATTTTGATGAGTACGTTGCACCGCTACTAGAAGAAGATAAAAACGATGGGTCTTTATTCAATTACGTCGGTCATCTGAGTAAAGATCAAATCAATGAACGCTTAAGCCAAGTGACGGCTATGCTCTTTACCAGTACATGGGACGAGCCTTATGGCTTAACATTGGCTGAGAGCTTGGCTTGCGGTACGCCAGTCATAGGTTTTAATGTTGGTGCGAGCGCTGAGATTGTTACGCCGGATACTGGCATTATCGTACCTAAAATGGATAAAGATGCTTTTATTCAAGCTTTTGATGATATTAAAAGTATTTCTCGCGTGGCATGTCGCCTTCGTGCTGAGCAATTTTGTTCCGTCGCTACGATGGTTGATGGTTATCTGCGGCTATATGAGCAGGCATTAGAAAGTAGTGATAGTGCTAATGTTAGCGCTCAGATTCAGGCCTTGTCTTTCTAG
- a CDS encoding glycosyltransferase family 2 protein, producing MKEADVNANQYVVTDNKTKNINSLSLTKNNTLKIHSSPAYHLKNSKAQTESHGRSDRSNNFEEKNLNRNILNKTLLNKNILNRADSQTYKAVSKNAYVSKETPIRLSFQLMTRAEPAALVIETIKSLLAIKADDDEILIVDNNNTQMTLYEPLAQFCASLDARHNVHFYHIDSVAGFKAGALNLALGLMDPNCSHIVVVDSDYQALPQARVSIANAIERYPSHALLQFPQFYRDAGRVDIHSELNHYFNHHLYRPFNRKRALSTGTYAVIRRRALLDLGGWSGASITEDAQMGVLMHGRGLRSQFVPEVIATGLLPTTLHDLMSQRRRWIYGNMQVLNTYFSASSNLPSTSSLVTHSSATKKKLSERLAYMGAHLSQLSAWVNFTGIFIVLQLLTLLIITGALLFSTSLNIHALLAPLYIVYASYAIFLGRQLWAYMHDSAPLNQQTNHGAAPSLSNRLRAWAVHLNFWELGALSWWPVLWGQKKPFICTPKQELISTRKSVYAANLMAMPKVLLMLNITTAIIVSPFSLLYSPLLFGCAVMVCLLKVWAAKVMLANYSYEEYKVANERVAAESFITRSLSTKNLDGRSLGARNLSAKSFVTKNSSHPHTISIAKSEDRPLVSSFKDDNAVNF from the coding sequence ATGAAAGAAGCTGACGTAAATGCAAACCAATACGTTGTCACAGATAATAAAACAAAAAACATAAATAGCTTGAGTTTAACCAAGAATAATACATTAAAGATTCATAGTTCACCTGCTTATCATCTAAAGAATTCTAAAGCTCAAACTGAGAGTCACGGCAGAAGCGATCGTAGCAATAACTTCGAAGAAAAAAATCTCAATAGAAATATCCTGAACAAAACTCTTCTCAATAAAAACATTCTAAATAGAGCAGACAGCCAGACGTACAAAGCTGTATCAAAGAATGCCTATGTTAGTAAAGAAACGCCTATACGTTTAAGTTTTCAGCTAATGACTCGTGCTGAGCCAGCAGCGCTAGTCATTGAGACAATTAAATCATTATTGGCTATCAAAGCAGACGACGATGAGATTTTAATCGTTGATAATAATAATACTCAAATGACCTTATACGAGCCACTAGCACAGTTCTGTGCCAGTCTTGATGCGCGTCATAATGTACATTTTTATCATATCGATTCAGTAGCAGGTTTTAAAGCAGGCGCGCTTAATTTAGCGTTAGGACTCATGGATCCTAATTGCAGCCATATAGTGGTAGTCGACAGTGACTATCAGGCGTTACCGCAGGCACGAGTATCAATTGCAAACGCCATCGAACGCTATCCGTCTCATGCGCTATTGCAATTTCCACAGTTTTATCGGGACGCAGGTCGAGTCGATATTCATAGCGAGTTAAATCATTATTTCAATCATCATTTATACCGTCCGTTTAACCGTAAACGCGCGCTATCGACAGGGACTTATGCAGTTATTCGCCGTCGCGCGCTACTAGATTTGGGCGGTTGGTCAGGCGCATCAATTACCGAAGATGCGCAGATGGGTGTGCTGATGCATGGTCGCGGCTTGCGTAGTCAGTTCGTTCCTGAAGTTATCGCGACAGGACTGCTGCCGACTACCTTACACGACCTAATGAGTCAGCGGCGACGTTGGATCTACGGCAATATGCAAGTGCTTAATACTTACTTCTCAGCGTCATCAAACTTGCCTTCCACAAGTTCACTCGTCACACACTCATCCGCCACAAAAAAGAAACTTAGTGAGCGCCTAGCGTACATGGGTGCGCACTTATCTCAGCTTAGTGCTTGGGTCAATTTTACTGGTATCTTTATCGTATTGCAGCTATTGACGCTGCTTATCATTACGGGCGCGCTACTATTCAGCACCAGTTTGAATATTCATGCTTTGCTTGCTCCTTTATATATCGTGTATGCAAGCTACGCCATATTTTTGGGGAGGCAATTATGGGCATATATGCATGATAGTGCACCGCTCAATCAGCAAACTAACCATGGAGCTGCGCCAAGTTTAAGTAATCGTTTGCGGGCTTGGGCTGTGCATTTGAATTTTTGGGAGCTGGGCGCCTTATCATGGTGGCCAGTATTGTGGGGACAAAAAAAGCCATTTATCTGTACACCGAAACAAGAGTTGATAAGTACACGGAAATCAGTTTATGCTGCCAATTTAATGGCGATGCCTAAAGTACTGCTAATGTTAAATATAACCACAGCTATAATCGTATCGCCATTTTCACTGTTATATTCACCGCTACTGTTTGGCTGCGCTGTGATGGTTTGTCTCCTAAAAGTATGGGCTGCCAAAGTGATGCTAGCTAATTATAGCTATGAAGAATATAAGGTTGCGAATGAAAGGGTAGCTGCTGAGAGTTTCATTACTAGGAGTCTAAGTACTAAAAATCTTGATGGTAGAAGTCTCGGTGCTAGAAACCTAAGCGCTAAAAGCTTCGTTACTAAAAACTCGTCTCATCCGCATACGATTAGTATTGCTAAATCAGAAGACAGACCTTTGGTGTCTTCATTCAAAGACGACAATGCTGTTAATTTCTAA
- the gdhA gene encoding NADP-specific glutamate dehydrogenase, which translates to MSISQAIEKVEARYAHQPEFVQAVKEVALTIAPLYDAHPEYQKFKIFERLVEPDRIIAFRINWENDKGEVQVNRGWRVQFSNALGPYKGGVRFHPSVNQSILKFLGFEQIFKNALTGLPMGGGKGGSDFDPKGKTDNDIRRFCYAFMRELHHYVGKDVDVPAGDIGVGSREVSYMFAMYKNLTHEHGGVLTGKGVGFGGSLVRTEATGYGAVYFLENMLAAQNEDIKGKRVLISGAGNVSLHAAEKVFMLGGIPITVSDSKGTLYDEAGLDQEKIDWLKKQKEQSKPLADYVDVYGGEWFADQKPWQFKGDIAIPSATQNEVDEDDAKLMVENGIKYVVEGANMPLTAKAVDYICLHRVHYAPGKAANAGGVAVSALEMSQNSVRQYKSFDQIDERLKLIMKNIHDCAAEASEKYNQTDNGYIDYVAGANIVGFKRVADALCAYGILN; encoded by the coding sequence ATGAGTATCAGTCAGGCCATCGAAAAAGTTGAAGCGCGCTATGCCCATCAACCTGAGTTTGTTCAAGCAGTCAAAGAAGTTGCGCTTACCATTGCCCCTTTATATGATGCTCATCCTGAATACCAAAAATTCAAAATATTCGAGCGTCTAGTAGAGCCTGATCGTATTATCGCTTTTCGTATTAACTGGGAAAACGATAAAGGCGAAGTTCAAGTCAATCGCGGCTGGCGTGTTCAGTTCAGCAACGCTTTGGGACCTTATAAAGGTGGCGTACGTTTTCATCCATCGGTGAATCAATCTATTTTGAAGTTTTTAGGCTTTGAGCAAATCTTCAAAAATGCATTGACTGGTCTACCTATGGGCGGCGGTAAAGGTGGTTCTGATTTTGACCCTAAGGGCAAAACTGATAATGATATTCGTCGTTTTTGCTATGCTTTTATGCGCGAATTACATCACTATGTTGGTAAAGACGTTGACGTACCAGCAGGCGATATCGGTGTTGGCAGCCGTGAAGTCAGTTATATGTTTGCCATGTACAAGAACTTGACTCACGAGCACGGCGGTGTATTAACCGGTAAAGGCGTAGGTTTTGGTGGTAGCTTGGTGCGTACGGAGGCCACAGGGTATGGCGCAGTTTACTTCCTAGAGAATATGCTGGCCGCGCAGAACGAAGATATCAAAGGTAAGAGGGTGTTGATATCAGGGGCGGGTAACGTCTCACTACATGCTGCTGAAAAGGTCTTTATGCTCGGTGGTATTCCAATTACGGTGTCTGATTCAAAAGGTACTTTATATGATGAAGCAGGTCTCGATCAAGAAAAAATCGACTGGCTTAAAAAGCAAAAAGAACAAAGTAAGCCGTTAGCTGACTATGTCGATGTCTATGGTGGCGAGTGGTTTGCCGATCAAAAGCCATGGCAGTTTAAGGGCGATATCGCTATCCCTTCAGCCACTCAAAACGAAGTTGATGAAGATGATGCCAAACTGATGGTTGAAAACGGCATAAAATACGTAGTTGAAGGCGCTAATATGCCTCTGACTGCCAAAGCAGTTGATTATATCTGTCTGCATCGTGTGCATTATGCGCCAGGTAAGGCAGCAAATGCTGGAGGGGTCGCAGTATCTGCGCTTGAGATGTCACAAAATTCAGTACGTCAATATAAAAGTTTTGATCAAATTGATGAGCGTCTAAAACTTATAATGAAGAATATCCATGATTGCGCGGCTGAAGCGTCAGAGAAGTACAATCAGACTGACAATGGTTATATTGACTATGTAGCAGGTGCCAACATTGTCGGTTTCAAACGAGTGGCTGATGCGTTATGTGCTTATGGTATTTTAAACTAA
- a CDS encoding roadblock/LC7 domain-containing protein, with protein MRTDSFQQILEDLNSSSADVEASALISNDGLMIASALPTGVDEDRVGAMSAALLSLGDRAGRELARGSIDRIMIQGEKGYVIMTSSGDEAVLTIMAKTNAKLGLIFLDIKRASEALAKLI; from the coding sequence ATGCGTACAGATTCGTTCCAACAAATACTAGAAGACCTTAATAGCTCATCAGCAGACGTCGAAGCCTCTGCTCTAATCTCAAACGATGGCTTAATGATAGCTTCAGCTTTGCCGACAGGCGTGGATGAAGACCGCGTTGGTGCTATGTCAGCAGCGTTATTATCGTTGGGTGACCGCGCAGGTCGTGAGTTGGCTCGTGGCAGTATTGACCGTATTATGATTCAAGGTGAAAAAGGCTATGTGATTATGACTTCATCGGGCGATGAAGCAGTCCTTACGATTATGGCCAAAACCAATGCCAAACTTGGGTTGATATTTTTGGACATTAAACGCGCCTCAGAAGCACTTGCCAAGCTGATCTAA
- a CDS encoding PAS domain-containing protein has protein sequence MGFPLLDAAKPDMPAEKVALTYHDGTSRSVYDSAIERPYPDGKLIVSRTDLDGIITHVNDAFVEISGYTTDELIGQQHYILRHPDMPNAAYQDLWQTVKAGQKWHGYVKNLCKDGSHYWVYATVVPNVRRGQTVGYTSVRRKPSRSKIEAATMQYAEMKQNEEG, from the coding sequence ATGGGCTTTCCCCTTCTCGATGCCGCGAAGCCTGATATGCCAGCTGAGAAAGTTGCACTGACTTATCATGACGGTACTTCACGCAGCGTTTATGATTCTGCGATTGAACGTCCCTATCCTGATGGCAAGCTAATCGTCTCGCGTACGGATTTAGACGGTATCATCACCCATGTGAATGATGCGTTCGTCGAAATCAGTGGCTATACGACAGACGAGCTAATCGGTCAGCAGCACTATATATTGCGTCACCCTGATATGCCCAATGCCGCTTATCAAGATTTATGGCAAACGGTGAAAGCAGGACAAAAATGGCATGGCTATGTCAAAAATTTATGCAAAGATGGCAGCCATTATTGGGTATATGCGACTGTCGTGCCTAATGTACGCCGTGGACAAACCGTCGGCTATACGTCCGTGCGCCGTAAGCCCTCGCGTAGCAAGATTGAAGCGGCGACTATGCAATATGCCGAAATGAAACAGAATGAGGAAGGTTAA
- a CDS encoding phosphate/phosphite/phosphonate ABC transporter substrate-binding protein, with translation MNEKMYNLLIAPDFSPDHFAGWHMFNTLIQKRADIHLHLNTPTSHAEQEEMVDAGDIHIIYANPFDAAALIREKGYRAIARPIGKSDEMVIASAANSDINHLEDLTKGATIAMADNRDVKLIGLRLLEAVDLEEADLNWEVTETYQAAARQVIKGNAQAAFFLAEIFHSFSRLTKAQLSVLIESDLADISHVLLIKDDFTEADALSQAILTFHQDDSGKEALTELGMPQGFEAMSEEDGEFMLDLMETLLD, from the coding sequence ATGAACGAGAAGATGTATAACCTATTAATCGCCCCTGATTTTTCGCCTGATCATTTTGCAGGTTGGCATATGTTTAACACCTTAATCCAAAAGCGTGCGGACATTCACTTGCATCTCAATACACCGACCTCTCATGCTGAACAAGAAGAGATGGTCGATGCCGGTGACATACATATTATCTATGCCAATCCTTTTGATGCTGCCGCTTTGATTCGTGAAAAAGGCTATCGCGCCATCGCACGCCCAATCGGTAAATCTGATGAAATGGTCATTGCATCGGCCGCCAATAGTGACATTAATCACTTAGAAGATTTGACCAAAGGCGCAACCATCGCTATGGCAGACAACCGCGATGTGAAGCTTATCGGTCTGCGCTTACTAGAAGCGGTAGACTTAGAAGAAGCAGATCTAAACTGGGAAGTGACCGAAACCTATCAAGCAGCGGCAAGGCAAGTTATCAAAGGTAACGCACAAGCTGCGTTCTTCTTAGCAGAAATCTTTCATAGCTTCTCACGTTTGACCAAAGCACAACTGTCAGTACTGATCGAAAGTGATTTGGCAGATATTAGTCATGTGCTACTGATTAAAGATGATTTCACTGAGGCGGACGCATTGAGTCAGGCGATACTCACCTTTCATCAAGATGATAGCGGTAAAGAGGCGCTTACCGAGCTTGGTATGCCGCAAGGCTTTGAGGCGATGAGCGAAGAAGATGGCGAGTTTATGTTGGATTTGATGGAAACCTTACTTGATTAA
- a CDS encoding histidine kinase — protein MTSLTTVRVRYQTIEIGNTDIHICTLRDNQQFSDPDDEALNLGICSASWPLFGVIWPSSLVLANHMLDYNIAGKRILEVGCGMALSSLLLNHRHADITATDYHPTVEYFLDRNTTLNNNKEINFERLDWAEDNSQLGRFDMIIGSDLLYEDQHIDILAAFIDRHASSNCEVIIVDPGRGRKNKLTTKMIESGFSSQHIKPEDTTYLDLPFKGHILTFSRNS, from the coding sequence ATGACTTCGCTTACTACTGTGCGCGTGCGTTATCAAACGATTGAAATTGGCAATACCGATATTCACATTTGCACCTTACGCGACAACCAACAATTCAGTGACCCTGACGATGAGGCACTCAATTTAGGTATTTGCTCGGCATCTTGGCCACTGTTTGGGGTGATATGGCCGTCAAGCTTGGTACTGGCTAACCATATGCTCGATTATAATATCGCGGGTAAGCGTATATTGGAGGTCGGCTGCGGGATGGCACTATCCAGCCTACTACTTAATCATCGGCATGCGGACATCACGGCGACGGACTATCATCCGACGGTCGAGTACTTCCTTGATCGCAATACCACGTTAAATAATAATAAAGAAATTAACTTTGAGCGCTTAGACTGGGCCGAAGACAACAGTCAACTTGGACGCTTTGATATGATCATCGGTAGCGACCTACTCTACGAAGATCAGCATATCGATATATTGGCCGCATTCATTGATCGCCATGCCAGCTCCAACTGTGAAGTCATCATCGTTGACCCCGGTCGCGGACGCAAAAACAAGCTGACGACAAAAATGATTGAATCAGGCTTTAGTAGTCAACACATAAAACCTGAAGATACTACTTATTTGGATCTACCGTTTAAGGGGCATATCTTGACGTTTTCTCGAAATAGTTAA
- a CDS encoding GNAT family N-acetyltransferase — MTQKVLTTERLYLRQWQPSDFAVFAEMNADPEVMKYFPKLLSPALSDVIANKCQQLIEDKGWGFWAVSLKGSLEKKDTFIGMVGLNEAHADMPFAPNVEIGWRLHKDYWGQGYATEAARASLRFAFKTLELDEVVAFTAVINKHSQLIMQRIGMTDTQENFYHPMLNPSHPLAEHVLYKVTQQQWQESIVNS, encoded by the coding sequence ATGACGCAAAAAGTGCTAACAACAGAACGGCTCTACCTCAGGCAATGGCAGCCAAGCGACTTTGCGGTGTTTGCAGAAATGAATGCTGATCCCGAGGTAATGAAATACTTTCCCAAGCTATTATCGCCAGCATTGAGCGATGTGATAGCCAATAAGTGCCAGCAGCTTATTGAAGATAAAGGTTGGGGGTTTTGGGCGGTGAGTCTAAAAGGCAGTTTAGAAAAGAAGGATACCTTTATCGGTATGGTTGGCTTGAATGAAGCACATGCTGATATGCCTTTTGCGCCCAATGTGGAAATTGGTTGGCGACTACACAAAGACTATTGGGGACAAGGTTATGCAACTGAGGCAGCAAGAGCCTCGTTAAGGTTCGCATTTAAAACATTAGAGCTTGATGAAGTCGTCGCCTTTACTGCCGTTATTAACAAGCACTCGCAATTGATTATGCAGCGTATTGGTATGACTGATACACAAGAAAACTTTTATCATCCAATGCTTAATCCCAGCCATCCACTTGCTGAGCACGTCTTGTATAAGGTTACTCAACAGCAGTGGCAGGAATCTATTGTTAATAGTTAA
- a CDS encoding tautomerase family protein → MLGLPEDKRAQRFIPLDSEDFYYPADRSAAYTVIEINMMEGRTIATQKVLIKSLFQRIESEVGIAPIDIEITIKEQPAHCWGFRGMTGDEARDLKYKVNV, encoded by the coding sequence GTGCTTGGACTACCAGAGGATAAAAGGGCACAGCGCTTCATACCGCTAGACTCTGAGGATTTTTACTATCCTGCTGATAGGTCTGCAGCTTATACTGTGATTGAGATCAATATGATGGAAGGACGTACTATCGCTACCCAAAAGGTGCTGATCAAATCATTGTTCCAACGCATCGAGTCGGAGGTAGGAATCGCACCGATAGATATCGAAATTACGATAAAAGAGCAACCAGCGCATTGTTGGGGGTTTCGTGGGATGACGGGTGATGAGGCGCGTGATTTGAAGTATAAAGTGAATGTGTAG